The Saccharomyces paradoxus chromosome VI, complete sequence genome includes a window with the following:
- the RPL2A gene encoding 60S ribosomal protein uL2 (Subunit of the condensin complex~similar to YFR031C), with product MGRVIRNQRKGAGSIFTSHTRLRQGAAKLRTLDYAERHGYIRGIVKQIVHDSGRGAPLAKVVFRDPYKYRLREEIFIANEGVHTGQFIYAGKKASLNVGNVLPLGSVPEGTIVSNVEEKPGDRGALARASGNYVIIIGHNPDENKTRVRLPSGAKKVISSDARGVIGVIAGGGRVDKPLLKAGRAFHKYRLKRNSWPKTRGVAMNPVDHPHGGGNHQHIGKASTISRGAVSGQKAGLIAARRTGLLRGSQKTQD from the exons ATGG GTAGAGTTATTCGTAACCAAAGAAAGGGTGCTGGTTCTATCTTCACCTCCCACACCAGATTGAGACAAGGTGCTGCCAAGTTGAGAACTTTGGATTATGCTGAACGTCACGGTTACATTCGTGGTATCGTTAAGCAAATCGTCCACGACTCCGGTAGAGGTGCCCCATTGGCCAAGGTTGTCTTCCGTGACCCATACAAGTACAGATTGCGTGAAGAAATCTTCATTGCTAACGAAGGTGTCCACACTGGTCAATTCATTTACGCCGGTAAGAAGGCTTCTTTGAACGTCGGTAACGTCTTGCCATTGGGTTCCGTCCCAGAAGGTACCATTGTCTCtaatgttgaagaaaagccAGGTGACAGAGGCGCTCTAGCTAGAGCTTCTGGTAACTACGTTATCATCATTGGTCACAACCCAGATGAAAACAAGACCAGAGTCAGATTACCATCCGGTGCCAAGAAGGTTATTTCTTCTGACGCTAGAGGTGTCATCGGTGTCATTGCCGGTGGTGGTAGAGTTGACAAGCCATTGTTGAAGGCTGGTCGTGCTTTCCACAAGTACAGATTGAAGAGAAACTCTTGGCCAAAGACCCGTGGTGTTGCCATGAATCCAGTTGATCACCCTCACGGTGGTGGTAACCATCAACATATTGGTAAGGCTTCTACTATATCTAGAGGTGCCGTTTCTGGTCAAAAGGCCGGTTTGATTGCCGCCAGAAGAACTGGTTTGTTACGTGGTTCTCAAAAGACCCAAGATTAG
- the RRT5 gene encoding Rrt5p (similar to YFR032C), with the protein MTEQVSTDTTTTITTVYISNLPFTASERDLHTFLNNYGASSVLIPTQTVRRFSKRHSNNPRKPLGIAFAQFANNTLALKAIKDLNGTVFQNQKLFLKLHVPYEATSTPDADAKNPKEKKKDKKTPETAADTVYCHDLPDDITDSEIRELFQLYSPQEIWIYRSKVYRRKCIPFAPHQITAALVTLQSETPIGDICDNVVKTATLRGKPIIVKPAYVSKIQEIKQLVKDNLTNARDPPPAALAAPVEPAEPAQEVQDNAETNNVPPPPASSSDRPTVAAA; encoded by the coding sequence ATGACAGAACAAGTGAGCACTGACACCACCACTACCATTACCACAGTTTACATTTCGAACCTGCCTTTCACGGCCAGTGAGCGTGACCTACACACCTTCCTGAACAATTATGGCGCCAGCTCAGTCTTGATTCCAACACAGACAGTTCGCAGGTTCAGCAAAAGGCACAGTAATAACCCTCGCAAACCGCTAGGTATAGCGTTTGCCCAGTTTGCAAACAACACTTTGGCTCTGAAGGCCATTAAAGACCTGAACGGAACcgttttccaaaatcagAAACTATTCTTAAAATTGCACGTCCCCTACGAGGCAACTTCTACTCCAGATGCAGACGCTAAAAATcccaaggaaaaaaagaaggataaGAAAACACCAGAAACTGCTGCGGACACGGTATACTGTCACGATTTGCCAGATGATATCACCGACAGTGAGATCCGTGAGTTGTTTCAGCTTTACTCGCCACAAGAGATCTGGATTTATAGGTCCAAAGTGTATAGGAGGAAGTGTATTCCCTTTGCTCCACACCAGATTACTGCCGCTTTGGTTACTTTACAATCTGAAACCCCCATTGGGGACATTTGTGACAATGTGGTTAAGACAGCTACTTTGAGGGGCAAACCGATAATTGTAAAGCCCGCCTACGTCTCCAAGattcaagaaattaaacAACTGGTCAAGGATAACCTAACAAATGCGCGCGATCCTCCTCCAGCAGCATTAGCAGCGCCAGTAGAGCCAGCAGAGCCAGCACAAGAAGTGCAAGACAATGCAGAAACCAACAATGTCCCACCTCCACcagcttcttcttctgatcGTCCAACTGTGGCCGCTGCTTAG
- the RPL29 gene encoding 60S ribosomal protein eL29 (similar to YFR032C) encodes MAKSKNHTAHNQTRKAHRNGIKKPKTYKYPSLKGVDPKFRRNHKHALHGTAKALAAAKK; translated from the coding sequence ATGGCTAAGTCTAAGAACCATACCGCTCACAACCAAACCAGAAAGGCTCACAGAAACGGTATTAAGAAGCCAAAGACCTACAAGTACCCTTCTTTGAAAGGTGTTGATCCAAAGTTTAGAAGAAACCACAAGCATGCTCTACACGGTACTGCTAAGGCTTTGGCTGCTGCcaagaaataa
- the QCR6 gene encoding ubiquinol--cytochrome-c reductase subunit 6 (Subunit 6 of the ubiquinol cytochrome-c reductase complex~similar to YFR033C), with protein sequence MGVLELVGDYWEQLKVTVVPVVAAAEDDDKEQHEQENEEGGEENEEGKEEGDGDEDEDEDEDEDDDEDEEEEEVTDQLEDLREHFKNTEEGKALVHHYEECAERVKIQQQQPGYADLEHKEDCVEEFFHLQHYLDTATAPRLFDKLK encoded by the coding sequence atggGCGTGTTGGAACTAGTTGGTGACTACTGGGAACAACTAAAGGTAACCGTTGTGCCTGTCGTGGCCGCGGCCGAAGATGACGATAAGGAGCAGCATGAACAAGAGAACGAAGAAGGAGGAGAAGAGAACGAAGAAGGAAAGGAAGAGGGAGATGgagatgaagatgaggacgaagatgaagatgaagacgatgatgaagatgaagaagaagaagaagtcaCTGACCAATTGGAAGATTTGAGAGAACATTTTAAGAACACGGAGGAGGGTAAGGCGCTGGTACACCACTACGAGGAGTGTGCTGAAAGAGTTAAGAtacagcaacagcaaccCGGCTACGCTGATCTTGAACACAAGGAGGACTGTGTGGAGGAATTCTTCCATCTACAGCACTATTTGGACACTGCTACGGCACCTAGATTATTTGACAAATTAAAGTAG
- the PHO4 gene encoding phosphate-sensing transcription factor PHO4 (Basic helix-loop-helix (bHLH) transcription factor of the myc-family~similar to YFR034C): protein MGRTTSEGIHGFVDDLEPKSSILDKVGDFITVNTKRHDEREDLNGQNDELNNQENRNGSENGNENENEQDSLALDDLDRAFELVEGIDMDWMMPSHAHHSPATTATIKPRLLYSPLIHTQNAVPVTISPNLVATTTSTTSTSSTSANKVTKNKMNSSPYLNKRRGKAGPDSATSLFELPDSVIPTPKPKPKQYPKVILPSNNTRRVSPATTKTNSSEGVVVASESPVIAPHGLSNSRSLTKRRSSGALVDDDKRESHKHAEQARRNRLAVALHELSSLIPAEWKQQNVSAAPSKATTVEAACRYIRHLQQNGST from the coding sequence ATGGGCCGTACAACTTCTGAGGGAATACACGGTTTCGTGGACGACCTAGAGCCCAAGAGCAGCATCCTTGATAAAGTCGGGGACTTTATCACCGTAAACACGAAACGGCATGATGAGCGCGAGGACTTGAATGGACAAAACGACGAACTAAACAATCAAGAGAATCGGAACGGCAGCGAGAATGGGAACGAGAATGAGAATGAACAAGATAGTCTCGCATTGGACGATCTTGACCGTGCTTTTGAGCTGGTGGAAGGTATAGACATGGACTGGATGATGCCGTCACATGCACACCACTCCCCGGCTACTACTGCTACAATCAAGCCGCGGCTATTATACTCGCCACTAATTCACACTCAAAATGCAGTGCCTGTAACTATTTCGCCTAACTTGGTTGCAACTACTACTTCTACAACATCCACTTCTTCAACATCCGCTAACAAAGTCACCAAAAACAAGATGAATAGTAGTCCGTATTTGAACAAGCGCAGAGGAAAGGCCGGGCCGGATTCGGCCACCTCACTATTTGAATTGCCCGACAGCGTTATCCCAACTCCGAAACCGAAACCAAAGCAATATCCGAAAGTTATTCTGCCGTCGAACAACACCAGGCGTGTATCACCGGCTACGACCAAGACCAACAGTAGTGAAGGCGTTGTCGTAGCGAGTGAGTCGCCTGTAATCGCGCCTCACGGGTTGAGCAATTCGCGGTCGCTGACTAAACGACGGTCATCGGGCGCCCTCGTGGATGATGACAAGCGCGAGTCGCACAAGCATGCGGAGCAAGCACGGCGTAACCGGCTGGCGGTCGCGTTGCACGAACTGTCGTCTCTAATCCCCGCGGAATGGAAACAGCAAAACGTGTCTGCCGCACCGTCCAAAGCGACAACAGTGGAGGCCGCCTGCCGGTACATCCGTCACTTACAGCAGAATGGGAGCACGTGA
- the CDC26 gene encoding anaphase promoting complex subunit CDC26 (Subunit of the Anaphase-Promoting Complex/Cyclosome (APC/C)~similar to YFR036W), whose protein sequence is MIRRAPTTLQLSHDDVSSLIDDLNEQKLKQQLNIEKTKYFQGKNGGSLHSHTDIQDVSQNIEDNDNDDDDDMSSYNDKPASVAHNRVLNSLHLSTDSNTAHETSNATDNHNPFYIREE, encoded by the coding sequence ATGATTAGAAGGGCCCCTACCACCTTGCAGCTTAGCCACGACGACGTGTCCTCCCTGATCGACGATCTCAACGAGCAGAAGCTCAAGCAACAGCTAAATATCGAAAAGACAAAATACTTCCAAGGGAAAAATGGCGGATCGCTACACTCCCATACGGACATCCAAGACGTGTCACAGAATATCGAAGACAACgataatgatgacgatgacgacATGTCATCTTACAACGACAAACCAGCCTCTGTCGCGCACAATAGGGTCCTCAATTCCTTGCATTTGTCTACTGACAGCAATACCGCCCACGAGACGTCCAATGCAACCGACAACCACAACCCTTTTTACATTCGCGAGGAATAA
- the RSC8 gene encoding Rsc8p (Component of the RSC chromatin remodeling complex~similar to YFR037C) — translation MSDTEKDKDVSMVDSHETTEEPPSTTTNTPSFPHLAQEQAKEESATLGAEVAHKKINYEQEAQKLEEKALRFLAKQTHPVIIPSFASWFDISKIHEIEKRSNPDFFNDSSRFKTPKAYKDTRNFIINTYRLSPYEYLTITAVRRNVAMDVASIVKIHAFLEKWGLINYQIDPRTKPSLIGPSFTGHFQIVLDTPQGLKPFLPENVIKQEAEGEDGAEPKVKKEFPVNLSIKKNVYDSAQDFNALQDESRNSRQIHKVYICHTCGNESINVRYHNLRARDTNLCSRCFQEGHFGANFQSSDFIRLENNGNVIKKNWSDQEMLLLLEGIEMYEDQWEKIADHVGGHKRVEDCIERFLSLPIEDNYIREVVGSKPNGKGGDSRDGGVSGSKLMECVNDAVQTLLQGDDKLSKVSDKSREISEKYIEESQAIIQELVKLTMEKLETKFTKLCDLETQLEMEKLKYVKESEKMLNDRLSLSKQILDLNRSLEELNVSKKLVLISEQVDSGIQLVEKDQEGGNEDGNTATGHGVKRVGKEGEEVAEGDSIAQLQPQVYKPWSL, via the coding sequence ATGAGCGACACAGAGAAGGATAAGGATGTCTCCATGGTAGACTCGCACGAAACGACCGAGGAGCCACCCAGTACAACCACCAACACGCCATCTTTCCCTCACCTAGCACAGGAGCAGGCGAAGGAGGAATCTGCTACATTGGGAGCAGAAGTAGCTCATAAGAAGATCAACTACGAGCAAGAAGCACAGAAACTGGAGGAAAAGGCCCTTAGGTTCCTGGCCAAACAAACTCACCCGGTAATTATTCCATCGTTTGCCTCTTGGTTTGATATTTCGAAGATCCACgagattgaaaaaagatcGAATCCAGACTTTTTCAACGACTCATCAAGATTCAAGACACCGAAGGCATATAAGGACACaagaaatttcattatCAACACGTACCGTCTTTCGCCGTACGAATATTTGACTATTACCGCTGTGAGAAGGAATGTGGCCATGGATGTTGCCTCGATAGTGAAGATTCACGcgtttttggaaaaatggGGGTTGATCAATTACCAGATTGACCCCAGAACCAAGCCCAGTCTTATCGGGCCAAGTTTCACGGGTCATTTCCAAATAGTTCTGGACACCCCACAAGGGTTAAAGCCATTTTTACCAGAGAATGTGATCAAACAGGAAGCGGAAGGGGAAGATGGAGCGGAACCAAAGGTCAAGAAGGAGTTCCCCGTTAATCTTTCAATTAAGAAGAACGTTTACGATTCTGCACAAGACTTCAATGCATTACAAGATGAAAGCAGAAACTCGAGACAGATTCATAAAGTTTATATTTGCCATACATGTGGCAACGAGTCAATCAATGTGCGCTATCACAATTTGCGTGCACGGGACACCAACCTATGCTCCCGTTGTTTCCAAGAGGGTCATTTCGGCGCCAATTTCCAGTCATCAGATTTCATTAGGTTGGAAAACAACGGAAACGtaattaaaaaaaactggTCAGACCAGGAGATGCTTTTATTGTTGGAGGGTATTGAAATGTATGAAGACCAGTGGGAAAAAATTGCTGACCATGTGGGTGGCCATAAGCGTGTGGAAGACTGCATTGAAAGGTTCCTAAGTTTACCGATCGAAGACAACTACATTCGTGAAGTTGTTGGTTCGAAACCCAACGGTAAGGGCGGCGACAGCCGCGATGGCGGCGTGTCTGGTTCGAAGTTGATGGAATGTGTGAATGACGCTGTTCAGACGTTATTGCAAGGCGATGACAAATTGAGTAAGGTCTCTGATAAGTCGAGGGAGATCTCCGAAAAGTACATTGAAGAGAGCCAGGCGATAATCCAAGAGTTGGTCAAGTTGACCATGGAGAAATTAGAGACCAAATTTACAAAGCTGTGTGATCTAGAAACGCAGCTGGAGATGGAAAAGCTGAAATATGTGAAGGAATCTGAAAAGATGCTAAACGACCGATTATCGCTGAGTAAGCAGATTCTTGACCTGAACAGGTCGTTGGAGGAGTTGAATGTGTCGAAGAAACTGGTACTGATTTCGGAGCAAGTAGACTCGGGCATACAACTAGTTGAGAAGGACCAAGAGGGCGGTAACGAAGACGGCAATACGGCCACAGGACATGGCGTGAAGCGTGTAGGCAAGGAAGGCGAGGAGGTGGCCGAGGGCGACTCTATTGCACAATTGCAGCCTCAGGTGTACAAACCGTGGTCattgtaa
- the IRC5 gene encoding putative ATPase (ATPase containing the DEAD/H helicase-related sequence motif~similar to YFR038W), producing MGRCSNGKLMTVVEDGVGARVAARTRNMSNGVNYREKEVNDLTADILDSDSDSDDNRNGKDNSGTAPVWLQDDVHSDEDIELDSEDDSDTEAVQAQVVDKLAKDTKSEENFLDDELSEMDTKTVSLKLKKLNEFVRQSQVYSSIIADTLLQRSNEVANFNTKDNGDANDEEQSPKRRKTKKKSITDFFKKQKKHEDTNSQNGAAGDVAIKQPHLLKNCTLKPYQLEGLNWLITLYENGLNGILADEMGLGKTVQSIALLAFIYEMDTKGPFLVTAPLSTLDNWMNEFAKFAPDLPVLKYYGANGYKERSAKLRNFFKQHGGTGIIITSYEIILRDTELIMSQNWKFLIVDEGHRLKNINCRLIKELKKINTSNRLLLTGTPLQNNLAELWSLLNFIMPDIFADFEIFNKWFDFDSLNLGSGSNSEALNKLINDELQKNLISNLHTILKPFLLRRLKKVVLANILPPKREYIINCPMTLAQKKFYKAGLNGKLKKTMFKELIKDFFTLNDDYIGHVSNRSIRDFINYKLSSNEASNTDNKINPTLLQMDKLYKENLQVEISNKKLQNMMMQLRQIIDSTFLFYFPYLHPEDLTLESLLKTSGKLQILQKLIPPLISEGHKVLIYSQFVNMLDLIEDWCDLNSFATFRIDGSVNNETRKDQLEKFNSPKDKHNIFLLSTRAAGLGINLVGADTVVLFDSDWNPQVDLQAMDRCHRIGQESPVIVYRLCCDNTIEHVILTRAANKRNLERMVIQMGKFNNLKKLALNEGSFLKSNKMSVNVTNKDLVQELSMLLMSDESSIGFENRGQEENKATEGQLTDKEVEELTDRSLEAYKANRVVNLPHIRLFETTSGL from the coding sequence ATGGGCAGATGCTCAAACGGGAAACTGATGACTGTTGTTGAGGATGGTGTTGGGGCCAGAGTGGCCGCAAGGACGAGAAATATGAGTAATGGGGTCAATTACCGGGAGAAGGAAGTCAATGACCTGACTGCTGACATTTTGGATTCAGATTCAGATTCAGACGACAATAGAAATGGCAAAGATAATAGCGGCACTGCCCCCGTGTGGTTGCAAGATGACGTGCACTCAGACGAAGATATTGAGCTGGACTCAGAAGATGATTCCGATACAGAAGCTGTTCAAGCTCAAGTGGTGGATAAACTGGCAAAAGACACGAAATCAGAGGAAAATTTCTTGGACGATGAACTCTCTGAGATGGATACTAAGACGgtttctttaaaattgaagaagctaAACGAGTTCGTGAGGCAGAGTCAAGTGTATTCTAGTATAATCGCAGACACTTTACTACAAAGATCTAATGAAGTGGCTAACTTTAATACAAAAGATAATGGCGACGctaatgatgaagaacaGTCTCCCAAAAGACgtaaaacaaaaaaaaaatctataacggatttcttcaaaaaacagaaaaaacaTGAAGATACTAATTCCCAAAACGGCGCGGCAGGAGATGTAGCAATAAAGCAACCTCACTTGTTAAAAAACTGTACTTTAAAACCATATCAACTAGAAGGTCTTAACTGGCTGATTACTCTTTATGAAAATGGCCTCAATGGAATTCTTGCCGATGAAATGGGCCTTGGTAAAACTGTTCAAAGTATTGCTCTTTTGGCGTTCATATACGAAATGGATACAAAGGGCCCTTTTCTTGTGACTGCACCATTAAGCACTCTAGATAATTGGATGAATGAATTTGCGAAATTTGCTCCTGATCTACCAGTTCTGAAATATTATGGGGCAAATGGCTATAAAGAACGTTCCGCAAAGTtgaggaatttttttaaacaaCATGGTGGCACGGGTATCATCATCACATCATATGAAATTATTCTAAGAGATACCGAGTTGATCATGAGTCAAAATTGGAAGTTTTTAATTGTCGATGAAGGCCATCGTCTGAAAAACATAAATTGTAGATTgattaaagaattaaaaaaaatcaacacCTCGAATAGACTGCTACTAACGGGAACGCCTTTACAAAATAATCTAGCTGAATTGTGGTcacttttgaatttcataATGCCAGATATTTTTGCCGATTTCGAGATATTCAATAAATGGTTTGATTTCGATAGCTTAAATTTAGGCTCCGGTTCTAACTCTGAAGCATTAAATAAGCTAATAAATGATGAACtacagaaaaatttgatttccAATTTACACACAATTTTAAAACCATTCCTTTTAAGAAGGTTGAAGAAAGTTGTTTTGGCAAATATTCTACCGCCCAAGAGAGAATATATTATAAATTGTCCGATGACCTTGGCACAGAAAAAGTTCTACAAGGCTGGATTAAATggaaagttgaaaaaaaccatGTTCAAGGAATTgataaaagattttttcacattGAATGATGACTATATCGGTCACGTTTCTAATCGGTCCATACGAGATTTTATCAACTATAAATTATCCAGTAATGAAGCTTCAAATACAGACAATAAAATTAATCCAACTTTGTTGCAAATGGACAAACTATATAAGGAGAATCTGCAAGTggaaatttcaaataagAAATTGCAAAACATGATGATGCAATTAAGACAGATTATTGATTCAacgtttttgttttatttccCATATTTGCATCCAGAAGATTTGACTTTGGAAAGCCTCTTAAAGACGTCCGGGAAATTACAAATCTTACAAAAATTAATTCCCCCATTAATATCTGAAGGGCATAAAGTGCTCATTTATTCGCAGTTTGTTAACATGCTTGACTTGATTGAAGATTGGTGTGATTTAAATTCGTTCGCGACATTCCGGATCGATGGCTCAGTAAATAATGAAACAAGAAAGGATCAGCtagaaaaatttaataGCCCGAAAGATAAGCACAATATTTTCCTGTTGTCCACAAGGGCCGCAGGATTGGGTATCAACCTAGTTGGGGCAGATACAGTTGTCCTGTTTGACAGCGATTGGAACCCACAGGTGGATTTACAAGCCATGGACAGGTGTCACCGTATTGGCCAAGAATCACCGGTCATAGTGTATAGATTATGTTGTGATAACACTATAGAACATGTTATATTAACCAGAGCAGCTAATAAGCgaaatttggaaagaatgGTTATCCAAATGGGAAAGTTCAATAacctgaaaaaattggcGTTAAATGAAGGTTCATTTTTAAAGTCAAACAAAATGAGTGTCAACGTTACTAATAAGGACTTAGTTCAAGAGTTATCTATGCTTTTAATGAGTGATGAATCCAGTAttggttttgaaaataGGGGACAAGAGGAAAATAAGGCCACTGAGGGCCAACTGACCGAtaaagaagttgaagaatTGACTGATAGATCGCTTGAAGCATACAAGGCCAACAGGGTGGTAAATCT